In the genome of Palaemon carinicauda isolate YSFRI2023 chromosome 13, ASM3689809v2, whole genome shotgun sequence, one region contains:
- the LOC137652395 gene encoding protein toll-like — protein sequence MNAWQLAWRLTFWTWMVLPSANSLDCGRCERKANGLTCPNNLSSDRYVITLRDVREWPRSSFFLRCKHDAQSVDFSYISDCDFSTVKYVELYLCPMPNGSFSEMFEQIGIIAKNVTSLAFVNFGQRYENLQEWHLEGLTNLEVLDFNSNGFTSIPPHVFDNTPKLLHLMLVENHLETLPESLFQNTRNLTRLDLLNNEIVSLPKGLFANLTNLRNISLWSNRLSQFQPELLSDSPKLWSLELTKNNISQLDPDVFSGLGEIRKILISKNKLETFPERVFHECPNLEILEFENNRITELPDDIFSENVNIKILNMNGNRLTRLPKKLFTKMKNLENLKMKRNGIKSVPLGLFEGLEKLQVLDLQSNILEDLPPGIFDDLISVNLLILQNNSLRELPDEILANCESLTQLYLSFNKLNTLLPTMFPNSSLVSVIDLSNNNLSFSSSRTELMHYNKTITVQDYFPLARMRGLTILLLKNNQITEMPLALTTEFENLFVLDLSYNSISYLDHHDLTFKSSRLKIDYRYNNIKVINLNDMNFSTDTSSRVKIYVSENPLVCNCELYKFAELTQGMLGDDTSLTVADASQVQCSYSEMTSYVTSINPSALTCKL from the coding sequence ATGAATGCATGGCAATTGGCATGGCGTCTTACCTTTTGGACATGGATGGTGCTCCCATCAGCCAACTCATTGGACTGTGGACGATGCGAGAGGAAAGCTAACGGGCTAACATGTCCGAATAACCTTAGCTCGGATCGTTATGTGATCACACTCAGGGACGTTCGGGAATGGCCGAGAAGTAGTTTTTTTTTGAGGTGTAAACATGATGCCCAGTCAGTTGACTTCTCATATATATCTGACTGTGACTTCTCTACTGTTAAATATGTTGAGTTATACTTGTGTCCAATGCCCAATGGTTCTTTCAGCGAGATGTTTGAGCAGATTGGAATAATAGCTAAGAATGTGACATCTCTTGCCTTTGTGAATTTTGGGCAGAGATATGAAAATCTTCAGGAATGGCATTTGGAAGGGTTAACAAATTTAGAAGTACTAGATTTTAATTCCAATGGTTTTACATCCATACCTCCTCATGTCTTTGATAATACCCCAAAGCTGTTGCATTTAATGCTCGTAGAGAATCACTTGGAGACCCTCCCAGAGTCGCTCTTCCAGAATACGAGAAACCTGACTAGGCTGGATCTGCTGAATAATGAAATTGTAAGTCTCCCAAAAGGTTTGTTTGCCAATCTTACCAACCTTAGAAATATTAGTTTATGGTCAAACAGACTAAGTCAGTTCCAGCCCGAGTTGCTGTCAGACTCGCCAAAATTATGGTCTTTAGAACTCACCAAGAACAATATATCACAACTTGATCCAGATGTCTTTTCTGGGCTTGGAGAGATTAGGaaaattctaatttcaaaaaaCAAATTAGAGACTTTTCCTGAAAGGGTCTTTCATGAATGTCCCAATTTAGaaatcttggaatttgaaaacaatAGAATAACTGAGCTACCAGATGATATTTTCAGTGAGAATGTAAACATCAAGATATTAAACATGAATGGTAACAGATTAACTCGATTGCCGAAAAAACTATTCACCAAGATGAAAAATTTAGAGAATTTGAAGATGAAGCGAAATGGAATAAAATCAGTTCCGTTGGGGTTGTTTGAAGGATTAGAAAAGCTACAAGTACTGGACCTCCAGTCCAATATTTTGGAGGACTTACCACCTGGCATTTTTGATGATCTAATTTCAGTTAATCTCTTAATCCTACAGAACAACTCTCTAAGAGAATTACCTGATGAAATTCTCGCAAACTGCGAGTCTCTCACACAACTTTATCTGAGTTTCAATAAATTGAACACCCTTCTTCCTACAATGTTCCCAAACTCCAGTCTTGTGTCTGTAATTGATCTAAGCAACAACAACCTCTCTTTCTCATCTTCCAGAACAGAATTAATGCACTATAACAAGACAATCACAGTGCAAGACTATTTCCCTCTTGCTCGCATGAGGGGGTTGACCATACTCCTTTTGAAAAACAACCAGATCACTGAAATGCCCTTAGCATTAACCACAGAGTTTGAGAATCTGTTTGTCCTTGATCTGAGCTACAACAGCATCAGTTACCTGGACCACCATGACCTAACTTTCAAATCCAGCCGTTTGAAAATAGACTACAGATATAACAACATTAAAGTCATTAATTTGAATGACATGAATTTCTCCACTGATACAAGTAGTAGAGTTAAAATTTACGTTTCTGAAAATCCTCTGGTTTGTAATTGTGAACTATATAAGTTTGCCGAGCTTACACAGGGAATGCTTGGAGATGACACCTCATTGACTGTTGCAGATGCAAGTCAAGTCCAATGCTCCTATTCTGAAATGACTTCTTATGTCACATCTATCAATCCATCTGCTCTGACATGCAAGTTGTAG